The DNA segment GTGAGGCCGCTAAGAACTGCGCCAGGTGGCATTTCAAGTGCCAGACGCACATCACGCTCATACGCCGCGACCATCGCGTCACGCCAGTTGACGGTGCGCGCCATGTTCATCGCCAGATCGTCGGCAATTTTCTCCGGCTGCCAGTAAACCCGTCCGGTAGTCCCACTAAGATAGCCACAGGTCGGGCGGGAAATTATCACGTCTTTGAATGCGTCCACCAGTTTTGCCGCAGGCGCGTCGAGCAAGGCACAGTGCGACGGCACACTGACCGCCAGCCGGTGGGTTTTCTGCGCGCCCTGCGCTTTAGCAAGATGCATCACTTCGTGCATCGCAACATCACTCCCGGCGATCACCAGCTGGTCTTCGGCATTGATATTAGCCAGATATACCGGTGTTTCCGGGGTATGGACCTGCGCCACTAACACTTCTATTTGGTTCTGACGCAGGCCGGTGATCGCCGAAAGGCCGAAGCCCTGCGGATACGCCTGTTGCATCAGTTCGCCGCGCAAAGCGACCAGTTTTACCGCCTGTGAAAATTCCAGCGCACCGGCGATCACTGCGGCGGGAAACGCACCAATCGACAGGCCGCTGCAAAAATCGGCGTCGATGCCTTCGGCCTGACATTGTTTTGCCCAGACCACACCGGCAATTAATAAACAGAGCTGAACCGCGCGAGTGTCGCGTAACGCGTCGGCAGTATCGAGGTGCAGGACGTCTTCGCCGAGTGCGCGGCTGGCCTGCTCAATGAGTGAATGCGTCAGGGCATTGTCCGGTAAACGGTGCAGCATCTGCGGCACCTGCGGCCCCTGACCGGGGAAGGTAAAGAGGATTTTCATCGGACTCCTTGCTGGTAGCAGGTATCAGCCTGCCGGCGATTGCCACGGGTCGCGGACCCGC comes from the Enterobacteriaceae bacterium Kacie_13 genome and includes:
- the mdcH gene encoding malonate decarboxylase subunit epsilon, with translation MKILFTFPGQGPQVPQMLHRLPDNALTHSLIEQASRALGEDVLHLDTADALRDTRAVQLCLLIAGVVWAKQCQAEGIDADFCSGLSIGAFPAAVIAGALEFSQAVKLVALRGELMQQAYPQGFGLSAITGLRQNQIEVLVAQVHTPETPVYLANINAEDQLVIAGSDVAMHEVMHLAKAQGAQKTHRLAVSVPSHCALLDAPAAKLVDAFKDVIISRPTCGYLSGTTGRVYWQPEKIADDLAMNMARTVNWRDAMVAAYERDVRLALEMPPGAVLSGLTRRAMEQGEALSLCQSGMQVAKRLAARLRENER